In Populus nigra chromosome 1, ddPopNigr1.1, whole genome shotgun sequence, one genomic interval encodes:
- the LOC133689634 gene encoding nucleolar complex-associated protein 2-like isoform X1, which yields MEVEYPVRDLEHVASDEEDVDEEEKRSRRKSKKSGKVVAREHKDQLQRLKEKDPDFFKYLEEHDKELLEFDDEDFEEDGDTDVEDADMLVDEEVRDRDITKKNEKPSDNVITTALVESWCNSVRENGKISAVRSLLKAFRIACHYGDDGGGDASAKYTIMSSSVFNKVMLFVLSEMDGILRNVLGLPAYGGKKETVNDLLHTKKWMNYHHLAKSYLGNALYVLNQMTDTQMISFTLRRLKFSSVLLVAFPALLRKYIKVALHFWSTGEGVLPLVAFFFLRDICIRIGSDCLDDCFKGIYKAYVLNCHFVNAVKLQYIQFRANCVIELLGVDLPTAYQHAFVFIRQLAMILRDAITMKTKDSFRKVYEWKFMNCLELWTGAICTYSSEADLRPLAYPLTQIISGVARLVPTARYIPLRLRCVRMLNRIAASTGTFIPVSMLLLDMLEMKELDRPPTGGVGKAIDLRAELKVNKSTLKTRAFQEACVFSVVEELAEHLAQWSYSVAFFELSFIPAARLRSFCKTTKVERFRKQMRELIRWIEANSKFTNEKRMSVTFLPNDPAAASFLEDEKKSGASPLSQYVATMREVARQRIDSLTESSVLVGEHSSVFRNKIPESDEDDDDDAANEKGAVVFSSSWLPGGTPEAKPSKKEKKKKKRKAEHQEELASDEDVVEDLILSSDEDESLDDSSSDEDESPKPLPSKPQSNKQKRPTNLSKKKSLLKKSKTKSSASDSASKGNVDSAKPTPSKQHRKKQNAPANLSKMDLPSHAKKSKKRKISN from the exons ATGGAAGTTGAATACCCAG TTAGGGATTTAGAGCATGTGGCCAGTGATGAAGAGGATGTggatgaagaagagaaaagaagtcGAAGGAAGTCGAAGAAGTCAGGTAAAGTGGTAGCTAGAGAGCATAAAGACCAGTTGCAAAGGCTTAAGGAAAAG GATCCTGATTTTTTCAAGTACCTGGAAGAGCATGATAAGGAGCTTCTAGAATTTGATGATGAGGATTTTGAG GAAGATGGTGATACAGATGTGGAGGATGCGGATATGCTGGTTGATGAGGAAGTTAGGGACCGTgatattacaaagaaaaacGAGAAACCATCTGACAATGTTATTACTACTGCATTGGTTGAGTCCTGGTGTAATTCAGTTCgagaaaatggaaaaataagTGCTGTTCGTTCTCTTTTGAAAGCTTTCAGAATTGCATGCCACTATGGTGATGATGGAGGTGGTGATGCTTCAGCAAAGTATACTATTATGTCTAGCAGTGTATTCAATAAAGTGATGTTATTTGTATTAAGTGAAATGGATGGAATTCTTCGTAATGTGCTGGGCCTCCCTGCTTATGGTGGGAAGAAAGAGACTGTAAATGATCTTCTGCACACAAAAAAATGGATGAACTATCACCACCTGGCGAAGTCTTATCTTGGGAATGCCCTATATGTTTTGAACCAAATGACTGATACACAGATGATATCATTTACTTTACGCCGTCTCAAATTTTCATCTGTGCTTTTAGTTGCCTTTCCAGCTCTCTTAAGGAAGTACATTAAG GTTGCTCTTCATTTTTGGAGTACTGGAGAAGGTGTCCTCCCTTTGgtggcctttttctttttaagggaCATATGCATTCGGATTGGATCTGATTGTTTGGATGATTGCTTCAAAGGGATATACAAAGCCTATGTTTTGAACTGTCACTTTGTAAATGCAGTAAAGTTACAATATATTCAATTTCGTGCAAATTGTGTCATAGAACTTCTTGGGGTGGACCTGCCAACTGCATATCAACATGCCTTTGTTTTCATCCGCCAGTTGGCAATGATTTTACGAGATGCAATTACTATGAAAACAAAG GATTCATTTCGCAAGGTTTATGAATGGAAGTTCATGAATTGCCTTGAACTTTGGACTGGAGCTATCTGTACCTATAGCTCAGAAGCTGATCTCAGGCCTCTTGCTTATCCACTCACCCAAATAATTTCAGGGGTTGCCCGTCTAGTTCCTACTGCTCGATACATTCCCCTTAGATTGAGGTGTGTTAGAATGCTTAATCGGATTGCTGCTTCTACTGGTACTTTTATACCAGTTTCCATGCTGCTTTTAGACATGTTGGAGATGAAAGAACTGGATAGGCCACCCACTGGAGGTGTTGGCAAAGCTATTGATTTGCGTGCTGAACTAAAG GTGAACAAGTCTACCCTGAAGACACGAGCATTTCAGGAGGCATGTGTGTTTTCCGTGGTAGAGGAACTTGCTGAACATCTAGCTCAATGGAGCTATTCTGTTGCTTTCTTTGAGTTGTCTTTCATTCCAGCTGCACGATTGAGGAGTTTTTGCAAGACTACCAAAGTTGAAAGGTTCCGGAAACAAATGAGGGAGCTTATTCGTTGG ATTGAGGCTAATTCCAAGTTTACAAATGAAAAGCGCATGTCAGTCACTTTTCTGCCAAACGATCCTGCTGCAGCATCCTTTCTTGAG GATGAAAAGAAGTCAGGGGCCAGTCCTTTGTCACAGTATGTGGCAACCATGCGTGAAGTAGCACGACAGAGAATTGATTCATTGACAGAATCCAG TGTTCTTGTGGGTGAGCATTCATCTGTCTTCCGAAACAAGATACCAGAAAGTgacgaagatgatgatgatgatgctgctAATGAGAAAGGAGCTGTTGTCTTTAGTTCCTCCTGGTTACCAGGAGGTACACCCGA GGCTAAACCTTccaagaaggagaagaagaaaaagaagagaaaggcaGAGCACCAAGAAGAGCTAGCTTCAGATGAAGATGTTGTGGAGGACCTCATACTCAGTTCTGACGAAGATGAATCATTGGATGACTCTTCTTCTGATGAAGATGAGAGCCCGAAACCACTGCCTAGTAAACCTCAGAGTAATAAGCAGAAACGTCCTACAAACTTGTCCAAGAAGAAGTCTCTTCTGAAGAAGTCGAAGACGAAATCTTCAGCAAGTGACTCCGCTTCCAAAGGTAATGTTGACAGTGCAAAACCCACGCCTTCTAAACAGCATAGAAAGAAGCAAAACGCACCCGCGAACCTATCAAAAATGGATTTACCATCCCATGCAAAGAAGTCCAAGAAGAGGAAGATAAGTAATTGA
- the LOC133692412 gene encoding delta(12)-fatty-acid desaturase FAD2-like yields the protein MFSGFARKLKFNRTMGAKGVFNPNIKGEEKESFSHIKKVPGTKPPFTLSQIKKAIPPHCFERSLLRSFSYVVYDLLISSLLGYIAITYFHLLPSHLAYIAWPIYWILQGCILTGLWVIAHECGHHAFSDYQWVDDTVGLILHSALFVPYFSWKYSHRRHHSNIGCLDLDEVFVPKPKSQIPWYSMYLNNPPGRALGLAVKLLLGWPLYLTFNASGRPYDRFACHYDPYSPIYSDRERLHIYISDLGIFATTFVLYRIAITQGLAFVMSIYGVPLIFVNGFLVTITYLQHTHPSLPHYDSTEWEWLRGALVTVDRDYGILNKVFHNIADTHVAHHLVATIPHYHAMEATIAIKPILGEYYQFDSTPFYKALWREAGECLYVEPDEKGVFWFRNKF from the coding sequence ATGTTTTCAGGATTTGCAAGGAAGCTTAAGTTTAACAGAACTATGGGAGCCAAGGGAGTGTTTAACCCTAATATCAAgggtgaagaaaaagaaagcttcAGCCATATCAAGAAAGTTCCAGGCACGAAGCCTCCATTCACACTTAGCCAAATCAAGAAGGCCATCCCACCCCATTGCTTTGAAAGATCCCTTCTCCGTTCATTCTCCTATGTGGTTTATGACCTGTTGATAAGCTCTCTTTTGGGCTATATTGCCATCACTTACTTCCACCTCCTACCATCTCATCTTGCCTATATTGCATGGCCAATCTACTGGATTCTCCAAGGCTGCATTCTCACTGGTCTGTGGGTCATTGCTCATGAATGTGGTCACCATGCCTTCAGTGACTACCAGTGGGTCGATGACACAGTTGGCTTAATCCTCCACTCTGCACTTTTTGTCCCATACTTTTCATGGAAATACAGCCACCGCCGCCATCACTCAAATATAGGGTGCCTCGACCTCGACGAAGTGTTCGTCCCGAAGCCCAAGTCCCAAATCCCATGGTATTCCATGTACCTAAACAATCCACCAGGCCGAGCTTTAGGTCTTGCTGTCAAACTTCTGCTTGGCTGGCCCTTATACCTAACCTTCAACGCCTCCGGGCGACCTTACGATCGCTTTGCTTGTCACTACGATCCCTACAGCCCCATATATTCTGATCGTGAAAGGCTTCATATTTACATATCTGATCTAGGCATCTTTGCTACAACATTTGTGCTCTACCGCATTGCTATAACACAAGGACTAGCATTTGTGATGAGCATTTATGGGGTaccattaatttttgttaatggaTTCCTTGTCACCATCACATACTTGCAGCACACTCATCCTTCATTGCCACATTATGATTCCACTGAATGGGAATGGCTTAGAGGAGCTTTGGTAACTGTGGACAGGGACTATGGGATTCTGAACAAGGTCTTCCATAACATTGCAGACACACATGTAGCTCACCATCTTGTAGCTACAATACCTCATTATCATGCAATGGAGGCTACTATAGCAATCAAGCCAATACTGGGTGAGTACTACCAGTTTGATTCTACTCCATTTTACAAGGCTTTATGGAGGGAGGCAGGAGAGTGTTTGTATGTTGAGCCAGATGAAAAGGGTGTTTTCTGGTTCAGGAACAAGTTCTAA
- the LOC133689634 gene encoding nucleolar complex-associated protein 2-like isoform X2, translated as MWPVMKRMWMKKRKEVEGSRRSQDPDFFKYLEEHDKELLEFDDEDFEEDGDTDVEDADMLVDEEVRDRDITKKNEKPSDNVITTALVESWCNSVRENGKISAVRSLLKAFRIACHYGDDGGGDASAKYTIMSSSVFNKVMLFVLSEMDGILRNVLGLPAYGGKKETVNDLLHTKKWMNYHHLAKSYLGNALYVLNQMTDTQMISFTLRRLKFSSVLLVAFPALLRKYIKVALHFWSTGEGVLPLVAFFFLRDICIRIGSDCLDDCFKGIYKAYVLNCHFVNAVKLQYIQFRANCVIELLGVDLPTAYQHAFVFIRQLAMILRDAITMKTKDSFRKVYEWKFMNCLELWTGAICTYSSEADLRPLAYPLTQIISGVARLVPTARYIPLRLRCVRMLNRIAASTGTFIPVSMLLLDMLEMKELDRPPTGGVGKAIDLRAELKVNKSTLKTRAFQEACVFSVVEELAEHLAQWSYSVAFFELSFIPAARLRSFCKTTKVERFRKQMRELIRWIEANSKFTNEKRMSVTFLPNDPAAASFLEDEKKSGASPLSQYVATMREVARQRIDSLTESSVLVGEHSSVFRNKIPESDEDDDDDAANEKGAVVFSSSWLPGGTPEAKPSKKEKKKKKRKAEHQEELASDEDVVEDLILSSDEDESLDDSSSDEDESPKPLPSKPQSNKQKRPTNLSKKKSLLKKSKTKSSASDSASKGNVDSAKPTPSKQHRKKQNAPANLSKMDLPSHAKKSKKRKISN; from the exons ATGTGGCCAGTGATGAAGAGGATGTggatgaagaagagaaaagaagtcGAAGGAAGTCGAAGAAGTCAG GATCCTGATTTTTTCAAGTACCTGGAAGAGCATGATAAGGAGCTTCTAGAATTTGATGATGAGGATTTTGAG GAAGATGGTGATACAGATGTGGAGGATGCGGATATGCTGGTTGATGAGGAAGTTAGGGACCGTgatattacaaagaaaaacGAGAAACCATCTGACAATGTTATTACTACTGCATTGGTTGAGTCCTGGTGTAATTCAGTTCgagaaaatggaaaaataagTGCTGTTCGTTCTCTTTTGAAAGCTTTCAGAATTGCATGCCACTATGGTGATGATGGAGGTGGTGATGCTTCAGCAAAGTATACTATTATGTCTAGCAGTGTATTCAATAAAGTGATGTTATTTGTATTAAGTGAAATGGATGGAATTCTTCGTAATGTGCTGGGCCTCCCTGCTTATGGTGGGAAGAAAGAGACTGTAAATGATCTTCTGCACACAAAAAAATGGATGAACTATCACCACCTGGCGAAGTCTTATCTTGGGAATGCCCTATATGTTTTGAACCAAATGACTGATACACAGATGATATCATTTACTTTACGCCGTCTCAAATTTTCATCTGTGCTTTTAGTTGCCTTTCCAGCTCTCTTAAGGAAGTACATTAAG GTTGCTCTTCATTTTTGGAGTACTGGAGAAGGTGTCCTCCCTTTGgtggcctttttctttttaagggaCATATGCATTCGGATTGGATCTGATTGTTTGGATGATTGCTTCAAAGGGATATACAAAGCCTATGTTTTGAACTGTCACTTTGTAAATGCAGTAAAGTTACAATATATTCAATTTCGTGCAAATTGTGTCATAGAACTTCTTGGGGTGGACCTGCCAACTGCATATCAACATGCCTTTGTTTTCATCCGCCAGTTGGCAATGATTTTACGAGATGCAATTACTATGAAAACAAAG GATTCATTTCGCAAGGTTTATGAATGGAAGTTCATGAATTGCCTTGAACTTTGGACTGGAGCTATCTGTACCTATAGCTCAGAAGCTGATCTCAGGCCTCTTGCTTATCCACTCACCCAAATAATTTCAGGGGTTGCCCGTCTAGTTCCTACTGCTCGATACATTCCCCTTAGATTGAGGTGTGTTAGAATGCTTAATCGGATTGCTGCTTCTACTGGTACTTTTATACCAGTTTCCATGCTGCTTTTAGACATGTTGGAGATGAAAGAACTGGATAGGCCACCCACTGGAGGTGTTGGCAAAGCTATTGATTTGCGTGCTGAACTAAAG GTGAACAAGTCTACCCTGAAGACACGAGCATTTCAGGAGGCATGTGTGTTTTCCGTGGTAGAGGAACTTGCTGAACATCTAGCTCAATGGAGCTATTCTGTTGCTTTCTTTGAGTTGTCTTTCATTCCAGCTGCACGATTGAGGAGTTTTTGCAAGACTACCAAAGTTGAAAGGTTCCGGAAACAAATGAGGGAGCTTATTCGTTGG ATTGAGGCTAATTCCAAGTTTACAAATGAAAAGCGCATGTCAGTCACTTTTCTGCCAAACGATCCTGCTGCAGCATCCTTTCTTGAG GATGAAAAGAAGTCAGGGGCCAGTCCTTTGTCACAGTATGTGGCAACCATGCGTGAAGTAGCACGACAGAGAATTGATTCATTGACAGAATCCAG TGTTCTTGTGGGTGAGCATTCATCTGTCTTCCGAAACAAGATACCAGAAAGTgacgaagatgatgatgatgatgctgctAATGAGAAAGGAGCTGTTGTCTTTAGTTCCTCCTGGTTACCAGGAGGTACACCCGA GGCTAAACCTTccaagaaggagaagaagaaaaagaagagaaaggcaGAGCACCAAGAAGAGCTAGCTTCAGATGAAGATGTTGTGGAGGACCTCATACTCAGTTCTGACGAAGATGAATCATTGGATGACTCTTCTTCTGATGAAGATGAGAGCCCGAAACCACTGCCTAGTAAACCTCAGAGTAATAAGCAGAAACGTCCTACAAACTTGTCCAAGAAGAAGTCTCTTCTGAAGAAGTCGAAGACGAAATCTTCAGCAAGTGACTCCGCTTCCAAAGGTAATGTTGACAGTGCAAAACCCACGCCTTCTAAACAGCATAGAAAGAAGCAAAACGCACCCGCGAACCTATCAAAAATGGATTTACCATCCCATGCAAAGAAGTCCAAGAAGAGGAAGATAAGTAATTGA